The following are encoded together in the Mesoterricola sediminis genome:
- the trxB gene encoding thioredoxin-disulfide reductase produces MSQPVRNVLIIGGGPAGYTAAIYASRAGLQPLLLEGPQPGGQLTITTDIENFPGFRDGIAGPELMATMRAQAERFGTEILTATVASADLSARPFAVETDQGRILAETVILATGASAKWLGLGKDESLSRTGGGVSACATCDGFFFRGREVAVVGGGDTALEEALYLTRFASRVHLVHRRDAFRASKAMQERALAHEKITIHWNKRVADLHTWKTAVAGGEQERLEGLLLEDTRDQSISRLSVQGLFVAIGHQPNTGFLNGQLPVDEGGYLKVEPGTCRTIIEGVFAAGDVADPTYRQAVTAAGRGCMAAIEAERWLAEREALAAAGGR; encoded by the coding sequence ATGTCCCAACCGGTCCGCAACGTCCTCATCATCGGCGGAGGCCCCGCCGGGTATACCGCCGCCATCTACGCCTCCCGGGCGGGGCTGCAGCCCCTCCTGCTGGAGGGGCCCCAGCCCGGGGGCCAGCTCACCATCACCACGGACATCGAGAACTTCCCCGGCTTCCGGGACGGCATTGCCGGCCCCGAGCTGATGGCGACCATGCGCGCCCAGGCGGAGCGCTTCGGGACCGAGATCCTGACGGCCACCGTGGCCTCGGCCGACCTGTCGGCCCGTCCCTTCGCGGTGGAGACGGACCAGGGCCGCATCCTCGCAGAGACTGTCATCCTCGCCACGGGCGCCTCGGCCAAGTGGCTGGGCCTGGGCAAGGACGAGTCCCTGAGCCGAACCGGGGGCGGGGTCTCGGCCTGCGCCACCTGCGACGGATTCTTCTTCCGCGGGCGGGAGGTGGCCGTGGTGGGCGGGGGCGACACGGCCCTGGAGGAGGCGCTGTACCTGACGCGCTTCGCCTCGCGGGTGCACCTGGTGCACCGCCGGGACGCCTTCCGGGCCTCCAAGGCCATGCAGGAACGGGCCCTGGCCCACGAGAAGATCACGATCCACTGGAACAAGCGCGTGGCGGACCTGCACACCTGGAAGACCGCCGTCGCCGGCGGAGAGCAGGAACGCCTCGAGGGGCTCCTCCTGGAGGACACCCGCGACCAGTCCATCTCCCGCCTCTCGGTGCAGGGCCTTTTCGTGGCGATTGGCCACCAGCCCAACACGGGCTTCCTGAACGGCCAGCTCCCCGTGGACGAGGGCGGCTACCTGAAGGTGGAGCCCGGAACCTGCCGCACTATCATCGAAGGCGTGTTCGCCGCCGGCGATGTGGCGGATCCCACCTACCGCCAGGCGGTCACCGCTGCGGGCCGCGGCTGCATGGCGGCCATCGAGGCGGAGCGCTGGCTGGCCGAACGTGAGGCCCTGGCCGCCGCCGGCGGCCGTTGA
- a CDS encoding prolyl oligopeptidase family serine peptidase, protein MLKPALILLGLAGVLAAQGTRADYERAARMKALVTAELGQMALRPTWLEDGSAFWYRKGLPGGGAAWIRVEARSGARRPAFDHAALAAALARVTGRPVDAERLPLQDLAFLDGGKRLRFRTDEGWWSIDPRKGAVSPVQPPPEAPPAPRPDDDPPPRRTAAPVRSPDGLKTAQLRDANIVVRTLGGKELFRTQDGDTQNPYTGALDWSPDGRSLVAQRTTVVPVRKVTFVESSPKDQLQPKVHVHDYAKPGDPLPVVRPVLIRLEGGGRAFPADETLAPTPYFGYGEDLDIHWAKDGSRFFYVYNQRGHQVLRVIAVDAATGASSAVVDERSATFIDYSGKQFLDFLDDTGELVWMSERDGWNHLYLVDSRTGQVKNAITRGPWVVRRVLHVDREKRQILFLAGGLVPGQDPYQLHLARVGLDGAGLTVLTQGDGTHTVTLSPDRRAFVDVWSRVDQAPVAELRRTSDGARIAEVERWNPDALLKAGWRLPERFVAKGRDGRTDIHGVIYRPSTYDPARRYPVIEYIYAGPHGAFAPKAFTHQPLHADLTELGFILVCIDGMGTNWRSKAFHDVCWQNLGDAGFPDRILWMKAAAAHDPAMDLGRVGIFGGSAGGQDALRGLLAFGDFYKAGVADCGCHDNRMDKVWWNEQWMGWPVGPAYAEQSNVTNAHRLRGDLLLLVGETDTNVDPASTLQVVNALVKADRDFEMLVVPGSDHGTMRIPHVERRLKDFFVRSLLGVKPRS, encoded by the coding sequence ATGCTGAAACCCGCGCTGATCCTCCTCGGCCTCGCCGGCGTCCTCGCCGCCCAGGGCACCCGGGCCGACTACGAACGGGCCGCCCGCATGAAGGCCCTCGTCACCGCCGAGCTGGGCCAGATGGCCCTCCGCCCCACCTGGCTGGAGGATGGCTCGGCCTTCTGGTACCGCAAGGGTCTCCCGGGCGGCGGCGCCGCCTGGATCCGGGTGGAGGCCCGGAGCGGCGCCCGGCGCCCCGCCTTCGACCACGCGGCCCTGGCCGCCGCCCTCGCCCGGGTCACGGGCCGGCCCGTGGACGCCGAGCGCCTGCCCCTCCAGGACCTGGCCTTCCTGGACGGCGGGAAGCGCCTCCGCTTCCGCACCGACGAAGGCTGGTGGAGCATCGATCCGCGCAAGGGCGCGGTGAGCCCCGTCCAGCCCCCCCCGGAGGCGCCCCCCGCGCCCCGCCCCGACGACGACCCGCCCCCGCGCCGCACCGCCGCGCCCGTGCGCAGTCCCGACGGCCTGAAGACGGCCCAGCTCCGGGATGCCAACATCGTCGTGCGGACCCTCGGGGGCAAGGAGCTCTTCCGCACCCAGGACGGGGACACCCAGAATCCCTACACGGGCGCCCTGGACTGGAGCCCCGACGGCCGCAGCCTCGTGGCCCAGCGCACCACCGTCGTCCCCGTCCGCAAAGTGACCTTCGTGGAATCGTCCCCCAAGGACCAGCTCCAGCCCAAGGTGCACGTCCACGACTACGCCAAGCCCGGCGACCCGCTGCCCGTGGTGCGGCCGGTGCTCATCCGCCTCGAGGGCGGCGGCCGCGCGTTCCCCGCCGACGAGACCCTGGCCCCCACCCCCTACTTCGGCTACGGCGAGGACCTGGACATCCACTGGGCCAAGGACGGAAGCCGCTTCTTCTACGTGTACAACCAGCGCGGCCACCAGGTCCTGCGGGTCATCGCCGTGGACGCCGCCACCGGCGCCTCCTCCGCCGTCGTGGACGAGCGCAGCGCCACCTTCATCGACTACTCCGGCAAGCAGTTCCTGGACTTCCTAGACGACACCGGCGAACTGGTCTGGATGAGCGAGCGGGACGGCTGGAACCATCTCTACCTCGTGGACAGCCGCACCGGCCAGGTGAAGAACGCCATCACCCGCGGGCCCTGGGTGGTGCGCCGCGTCCTCCACGTGGACCGGGAGAAGCGCCAGATCCTCTTCCTCGCCGGGGGCCTCGTGCCCGGGCAGGATCCCTATCAGCTGCACCTGGCCCGGGTGGGCCTGGACGGCGCGGGCCTGACCGTCCTCACCCAGGGCGACGGCACCCACACCGTCACCCTGAGCCCTGACCGCCGCGCCTTCGTGGACGTGTGGTCCCGGGTCGACCAGGCCCCCGTGGCCGAGCTCCGGCGGACCTCCGACGGCGCGCGGATCGCGGAGGTGGAGCGCTGGAACCCGGATGCCCTCCTGAAGGCCGGCTGGCGCCTCCCCGAGCGGTTCGTGGCCAAGGGCCGGGACGGGCGCACCGACATCCACGGCGTGATCTACCGCCCCAGCACCTACGACCCCGCCCGCCGCTACCCCGTCATCGAGTACATCTACGCCGGCCCCCACGGCGCCTTCGCCCCCAAGGCCTTCACCCACCAGCCCCTCCACGCGGACCTGACCGAGCTGGGCTTCATCCTCGTCTGCATCGACGGCATGGGCACCAACTGGCGGTCCAAGGCCTTCCACGACGTCTGCTGGCAGAACCTCGGCGACGCCGGCTTCCCGGACCGCATCCTCTGGATGAAGGCCGCCGCGGCCCACGACCCCGCCATGGACCTGGGCCGGGTCGGGATCTTCGGGGGCAGCGCCGGCGGCCAGGACGCCCTCCGGGGCCTCCTCGCCTTCGGCGATTTCTACAAGGCCGGGGTGGCCGACTGCGGGTGCCACGACAACCGCATGGACAAGGTCTGGTGGAACGAGCAGTGGATGGGCTGGCCCGTCGGCCCCGCCTACGCCGAGCAGAGCAACGTCACCAACGCCCACCGCCTCCGGGGGGACCTGCTCCTCCTCGTGGGCGAGACCGACACCAACGTGGACCCCGCCTCCACCCTCCAGGTGGTGAACGCCCTGGTGAAGGCCGACCGGGATTTCGAGATGCTCGTCGTCCCCGGCTCGGACCACGGCACCATGCGCATCCCCCACGTGGAGCGGCGCCTCAAGGACTTCTTCGTCCGCAGCCTCCTGGGCGTGAAGCCCAGGAGCTGA
- a CDS encoding response regulator, with protein MLLRPRGSIASQVRVGLLVIASMAIAGSLAVLGLAIATEGKALRLLMGHAGSLGVPEAQIAALRSQGRLSLALGLALAVLTLVVTVAFSNLIAYRVRRGVQKLLTQLRAVHTPDVPPSEDLPEGDELALVRRELGRTLRQNQVLLQTVRQQQAFQRAVLDGASAAIIGLDPDGRVNLWNRGAERMTGFTAEEIVGRGDPAWWRLSEELEHLAAELSAQLGRPVEPGIPAVQEAAALPGFSSECHYRHRDGHLTEVLLGISQVRTPEGEFLGTMGVAQDLSRIKALESELTSSEARYRSLVDRLPDVVYQTRVWPDGRRAWPFCSAQFEAFYGAPPSVLEANPAYSLDKVHPDDRPGYLAALTEAAAQLSPVTWEGRSYTERPGEIKWVRVRRSPTRLEDGSILWDGLLEDITKLKEAEERLRASEARALEASRAKSVFLANMSHELRTPLSVILGYASLLARTPGRPAAEQGQLLRIQQAGEHLLSLINDVLSLTKIEAGRSEVKLEPFEPERLFSELEGLFHLTATQKGLRFSVDRLGFPPYVNGDKAKIRQIFVNLLGNAFKFTKAGHVTARAAWAEGSAVFAVEDSGPGIPVEDQAGLFTAFQETRRGAALGGAGLGLHISGALAESLGGRMSLQSAEGRGCVFTFTLPLPEIEGPMVGPGEHALPRLAGSGEAPRILVVDDSEGNREILSEILLQVGFRVETAASGLEGVEKWRNLRPDLILMDLRMEEVDGFEAVRRIRRREEAMATRVPVIAVSASVFDVTREMIVEHGFDDFLTKPLDLNRMLDLVRALLGVSWEREAAPGAAQGMGDITALGAQDPAWLERFAAQVKMGDLDAADALLAELPEAGLREAVRGRLRAYRLQDLLEHLG; from the coding sequence ATGCTCCTTCGACCGCGTGGTTCCATCGCCTCCCAGGTCCGCGTCGGCCTGCTCGTCATCGCGAGCATGGCCATCGCCGGCTCCCTGGCCGTGCTCGGCCTGGCCATCGCGACCGAAGGCAAGGCCCTGCGCCTGTTGATGGGCCACGCGGGCAGCCTGGGCGTCCCGGAGGCCCAGATCGCGGCCCTGCGGAGCCAGGGGCGCCTCTCCCTCGCCCTCGGCCTGGCCCTGGCGGTGCTCACCCTGGTGGTGACGGTGGCCTTCAGCAACCTCATCGCCTACCGGGTGCGCCGGGGCGTGCAAAAGCTGCTGACCCAGCTGCGGGCCGTCCATACGCCGGACGTGCCGCCCTCCGAGGACCTGCCGGAGGGGGATGAACTGGCCCTGGTCCGGCGGGAGCTGGGCCGGACCCTGCGCCAGAACCAGGTCCTCCTCCAGACGGTGCGCCAACAGCAGGCCTTCCAACGGGCGGTGCTCGACGGGGCGTCCGCGGCCATCATCGGCCTGGATCCCGACGGGCGGGTGAACCTGTGGAACCGGGGCGCCGAACGCATGACGGGGTTCACGGCCGAGGAGATCGTGGGGCGGGGGGATCCCGCCTGGTGGCGCCTGTCCGAGGAGTTGGAGCACCTGGCGGCGGAGCTTTCGGCCCAGCTGGGCCGGCCCGTCGAACCGGGGATCCCGGCCGTGCAGGAAGCGGCCGCCCTGCCCGGGTTCTCCAGCGAGTGCCACTATCGCCACCGGGACGGCCACCTCACCGAGGTGCTGCTGGGCATCTCCCAGGTGCGGACGCCGGAGGGGGAATTCCTGGGCACCATGGGCGTGGCCCAGGACCTCTCCCGCATCAAGGCCCTGGAATCGGAGCTCACCTCCAGCGAGGCCCGGTACCGCTCCCTGGTGGACCGGTTGCCGGACGTGGTCTACCAGACGCGGGTCTGGCCTGACGGACGCCGCGCCTGGCCCTTCTGCAGCGCCCAGTTCGAAGCCTTCTACGGCGCGCCCCCTTCGGTGCTCGAGGCGAACCCCGCCTATTCCCTGGACAAGGTCCACCCCGACGACCGGCCCGGATACCTGGCCGCCCTGACGGAAGCCGCGGCGCAGCTGTCGCCCGTCACCTGGGAGGGGCGGTCGTACACGGAGCGCCCGGGCGAGATCAAGTGGGTGCGGGTCCGGCGTTCGCCCACCCGCCTCGAGGACGGGAGCATCCTGTGGGACGGCCTGCTGGAGGACATCACCAAGCTCAAGGAGGCCGAGGAGCGGCTGCGGGCCAGTGAGGCGCGGGCCTTGGAGGCCTCCCGGGCCAAGTCCGTCTTCCTGGCGAACATGAGCCATGAGTTGCGGACGCCCCTCTCCGTCATCCTCGGCTACGCCAGCCTCCTGGCGCGGACGCCGGGGCGGCCCGCCGCGGAGCAGGGCCAGCTCCTGCGCATCCAGCAGGCCGGGGAACACCTCCTCTCCCTCATCAACGACGTGCTCTCCCTCACCAAGATCGAGGCCGGCCGCAGCGAGGTGAAGCTCGAGCCCTTCGAGCCCGAGCGGCTCTTCTCGGAGCTGGAAGGGCTCTTCCACCTGACGGCGACCCAGAAGGGGCTGCGCTTCTCCGTGGACCGGCTGGGGTTCCCGCCCTACGTCAACGGCGACAAGGCGAAGATCCGCCAGATCTTCGTCAACCTGCTGGGCAACGCCTTCAAGTTCACCAAGGCCGGCCACGTCACCGCCCGCGCCGCCTGGGCGGAGGGTTCGGCGGTCTTCGCGGTGGAGGATTCGGGCCCCGGCATTCCCGTCGAGGACCAGGCGGGGCTCTTCACGGCCTTCCAGGAGACCCGGCGGGGGGCGGCCCTGGGCGGGGCGGGCCTGGGCCTCCACATCAGCGGCGCGCTCGCGGAGAGCCTCGGGGGCCGTATGTCCCTGCAGAGCGCCGAGGGCCGGGGCTGCGTGTTCACCTTCACCCTCCCGCTGCCCGAGATCGAGGGCCCGATGGTGGGGCCCGGCGAGCACGCCCTCCCCAGGCTCGCCGGTTCCGGCGAGGCCCCCCGGATCCTCGTGGTGGACGACAGCGAGGGCAACCGCGAGATCCTCTCCGAGATCCTCCTGCAGGTGGGATTCCGGGTGGAGACCGCCGCGAGCGGGCTCGAAGGGGTGGAGAAGTGGCGGAACCTGAGGCCGGACCTCATCCTCATGGACCTGCGCATGGAGGAGGTGGACGGCTTCGAGGCGGTGCGGCGGATCCGCCGGCGGGAGGAGGCCATGGCCACCCGCGTCCCCGTGATCGCCGTGAGCGCGAGCGTCTTCGACGTCACGCGCGAGATGATCGTCGAGCACGGCTTCGACGACTTCCTAACCAAGCCCCTCGACCTCAACCGCATGCTCGACCTCGTCCGGGCCCTCCTCGGCGTGAGCTGGGAGCGGGAGGCCGCGCCCGGCGCGGCCCAGGGCATGGGCGACATCACCGCCCTGGGCGCCCAGGACCCGGCCTGGCTGGAGCGGTTCGCCGCCCAGGTGAAGATGGGCGACCTGGACGCCGCCGACGCCCTTCTCGCCGAGCTGCCCGAAGCCGGGCTCCGCGAGGCCGTCCGGGGGCGGCTCCGCGCGTACCGCCTTCAGGACCTGCTCGAACACCTCGGCTGA
- a CDS encoding GntR family transcriptional regulator: MSPAPDAPRPIDARPLREQVYDHLKAEIRRGAFASGSFLDLNRLARDLGVSRTPLRDALLQLEAEEFVTISPRRGVSIRTLEPRDIREIYQLVGALEAAALLAAAPGITPADLDRLRELDRGCARAVADGDPDAYREHNYAFHDFFLERQGNRRIIALVHLKKHQLYDWTRRAERIHVPWEERGILEHEEILRLLEAGSPAEAAAHLRDVHWGFEAQEPFVRQVYFP, from the coding sequence ATGAGCCCCGCCCCGGACGCCCCCCGCCCCATCGACGCCCGGCCCCTGCGGGAGCAGGTCTACGACCACCTCAAGGCGGAGATCCGCCGCGGCGCCTTCGCGTCGGGCTCCTTCCTCGACCTGAACCGCCTGGCCCGCGACCTGGGCGTGAGCCGCACGCCCCTGCGGGACGCGCTCCTGCAGCTGGAGGCCGAGGAGTTCGTCACCATCTCCCCCCGGCGCGGCGTCTCCATCCGGACCTTGGAGCCCCGGGACATCCGGGAGATCTACCAGCTGGTGGGGGCCCTGGAGGCCGCCGCCCTCCTCGCGGCGGCCCCCGGCATCACGCCCGCGGACCTGGACCGCCTCCGGGAGCTGGACCGGGGCTGCGCCCGGGCCGTCGCCGACGGGGACCCGGACGCCTACCGGGAGCACAACTACGCCTTCCACGACTTCTTCCTGGAACGGCAGGGAAACCGCAGGATCATCGCCCTCGTCCACCTGAAGAAGCACCAGCTCTACGACTGGACCCGGCGCGCGGAGCGCATCCACGTCCCCTGGGAGGAGCGGGGCATCCTCGAGCACGAGGAGATCCTCCGCCTCCTGGAGGCGGGGTCCCCCGCCGAGGCCGCCGCCCACCTGCGGGACGTGCACTGGGGCTTCGAGGCCCAGGAACCCTTCGTCCGCCAGGTCTACTTCCCCTGA
- a CDS encoding LysR family transcriptional regulator, whose protein sequence is MNLADLEVLVCLAEEGRFTWAAQKLNRSQPAVSMAVRRLESEFGSRLLGRNSHRVVPTEAGKRVLVMAKHMLQLRENAARDLRDLEGGGQGQLRVIANELLCSYLLPPLLETFHNRSPGVRVEVVQGASSDVLKGLLDQDYDFGFVTFAPCSGELTHRSLFADPLVICVPAGHPLERLPSLTWAHLRCWPILAHSRRTPTRQRLEFQLTQSGSGLVNAMELPSLETLKRFVAGGAGVAILPRLCLARELAEGSLTALPLPGQPITRDIRVAHRRDPRCCPAARVFLDLLQVRYALSPPPQAGLPPLRSIHVPTC, encoded by the coding sequence ATGAACCTCGCCGACCTGGAAGTGCTGGTATGCCTCGCCGAGGAGGGCCGCTTCACCTGGGCCGCCCAGAAGCTGAACCGGTCCCAGCCCGCGGTGAGCATGGCCGTGCGCCGTCTGGAATCGGAGTTCGGGTCGCGCCTCCTGGGGCGCAACTCCCACCGGGTGGTGCCCACCGAGGCCGGCAAGCGGGTCCTCGTCATGGCCAAGCACATGCTCCAGCTCCGGGAGAACGCCGCCCGCGACCTACGGGACCTGGAGGGCGGAGGGCAGGGCCAGCTCCGCGTCATCGCCAACGAGCTGCTCTGCTCGTACCTTCTTCCGCCGCTCCTTGAGACCTTCCACAACCGGTCCCCGGGCGTGCGGGTGGAGGTGGTCCAGGGGGCCTCCTCGGATGTCCTCAAGGGCCTGCTTGACCAGGACTACGATTTCGGGTTCGTGACCTTCGCCCCGTGCTCGGGAGAGCTGACCCACCGCTCCCTCTTCGCGGATCCGCTGGTGATCTGCGTGCCCGCGGGCCACCCCCTGGAGCGGCTCCCCTCGCTGACCTGGGCCCACCTGCGCTGCTGGCCCATCCTGGCCCACTCCCGCAGGACCCCCACCCGCCAGCGGCTGGAATTCCAGCTCACCCAGTCCGGCTCGGGTCTCGTGAACGCCATGGAACTGCCCTCCCTTGAGACCCTCAAGCGCTTCGTGGCCGGCGGCGCCGGCGTCGCCATCCTGCCCCGGCTCTGCCTGGCGCGGGAACTGGCCGAGGGTTCCCTCACGGCGCTGCCCCTGCCGGGCCAGCCCATCACCCGCGACATCCGGGTGGCGCACCGCCGGGATCCCCGGTGCTGCCCCGCCGCCCGCGTCTTTCTGGACCTCCTGCAGGTCCGCTACGCCCTCAGCCCGCCGCCCCAGGCGGGCCTTCCCCCTCTCCGGAGCATCCATGTCCCGACTTGCTGA
- a CDS encoding aminopeptidase P family protein yields the protein MAGSLPYAQRRRRLQARFSGGLLLLLGNGESPMNYPDNPYPFRQDSTFLYFTGIARPGFAALVDLDAGRTTLYADDPTLDDIVWTGPQPSARDLADAAGIEGVAAAAALETEVQRALAGGRPVHFLPPYRGEHQLRLQAALGLAPAEQAARASVPFIRAVADLRIRKAPEEIAEIEAAVEVSVRMHLAAMAMARPGVLESEIRGRVTEIALAAGGGLSFPVIATVRGGVLHNHDYSHALEPGQLFLLDAGAETANGYAGDLSSTFPVDPAFTSRQRDIHDLVLAAFLAAVAALRPGVPFQDVHRLACRTLASGLRDLGLMKGDVDEAVAQGAHALFFPCGLGHLMGLDVHDMENLGEGWVGHEGRPRSTQFGLKSLRLARPLEPGFVLTVEPGIYVMPELADRWRGEGRFRDFIDYGALEAWRGFGGLRIEEDFLVTEDGARRLGPPKPRTAAEIEAAKG from the coding sequence ATGGCCGGATCCCTCCCCTACGCCCAACGGCGGCGCCGCCTCCAGGCCCGCTTTTCCGGAGGTCTCCTCCTGCTCCTGGGCAACGGGGAGAGTCCCATGAACTACCCGGACAACCCCTACCCCTTCCGCCAGGACAGCACCTTCCTCTACTTCACGGGAATCGCCCGGCCCGGCTTCGCCGCCCTGGTGGATCTGGACGCGGGCCGCACCACCCTCTACGCCGACGACCCCACCCTGGACGACATCGTCTGGACGGGCCCCCAGCCCTCCGCCAGGGATCTGGCGGACGCGGCCGGCATCGAGGGGGTGGCCGCGGCGGCAGCCCTGGAAACGGAGGTCCAGCGGGCCCTGGCCGGAGGCCGCCCGGTCCACTTCCTGCCGCCCTACCGGGGGGAGCACCAGCTGCGCCTCCAGGCGGCCCTGGGCCTGGCCCCGGCGGAGCAGGCCGCCCGGGCTTCGGTGCCCTTCATCCGCGCGGTGGCGGACCTGCGCATCCGCAAGGCCCCCGAGGAGATCGCCGAGATCGAGGCGGCCGTGGAGGTCTCCGTGCGCATGCACCTGGCGGCCATGGCCATGGCCCGCCCCGGCGTCCTGGAATCCGAGATCCGGGGCCGGGTCACGGAGATCGCCCTGGCCGCCGGCGGCGGCCTCTCCTTCCCCGTGATCGCCACCGTGCGGGGCGGGGTCCTCCACAACCACGACTACAGCCACGCCCTCGAGCCGGGGCAGCTCTTCCTGCTGGACGCGGGGGCCGAGACCGCCAACGGCTACGCCGGCGACCTCTCCAGCACCTTCCCCGTGGACCCCGCCTTCACCTCCCGCCAGCGGGACATCCACGACCTCGTCCTCGCGGCCTTCCTGGCCGCCGTCGCGGCCCTCCGGCCCGGGGTCCCCTTCCAGGACGTGCACCGCCTGGCCTGCCGGACCCTGGCCTCCGGCCTCCGGGACCTGGGCCTGATGAAGGGGGACGTGGACGAGGCCGTGGCCCAGGGCGCCCACGCCCTCTTCTTCCCCTGCGGGCTGGGCCACCTCATGGGCCTGGACGTCCACGACATGGAGAACCTCGGCGAGGGCTGGGTGGGCCACGAGGGCCGCCCCCGCAGCACCCAGTTCGGCCTGAAGTCGCTGCGCCTGGCGCGCCCCCTGGAGCCGGGCTTCGTCCTCACCGTCGAGCCCGGCATCTACGTCATGCCCGAGCTCGCGGACCGCTGGCGCGGGGAGGGCCGCTTCCGGGACTTCATCGACTACGGGGCCCTGGAGGCCTGGCGCGGCTTCGGCGGCCTCCGCATCGAGGAGGACTTCCTGGTGACGGAGGACGGGGCCCGCCGGCTGGGCCCGCCCAAGCCGCGCACCGCCGCCGAGATCGAGGCGGCCAAGGGATGA
- the trxA gene encoding thioredoxin — protein MSRLAEITDQGFQEATAQGWVLVDFWAPWCGPCKALTPTLEAAAEELGDKVQIVKMDIDANPDTATGLGIMSIPALVLFKDGKVTARTGHPGNLAGLKTFLGPALA, from the coding sequence ATGTCCCGACTTGCTGAAATCACTGACCAGGGCTTCCAGGAAGCCACCGCCCAGGGCTGGGTCCTGGTGGACTTCTGGGCTCCCTGGTGCGGCCCCTGCAAGGCCCTGACGCCCACCCTGGAGGCCGCGGCGGAGGAGCTCGGGGACAAAGTCCAGATCGTCAAGATGGACATCGACGCCAACCCAGACACCGCCACGGGCCTGGGGATCATGTCCATCCCCGCGCTGGTGCTCTTCAAGGATGGCAAGGTCACCGCCCGTACCGGCCACCCAGGGAACCTCGCCGGCCTGAAGACCTTCCTGGGACCGGCCCTCGCCTGA